A genomic region of Acipenser ruthenus chromosome 9, fAciRut3.2 maternal haplotype, whole genome shotgun sequence contains the following coding sequences:
- the LOC117973026 gene encoding C2 domain-containing protein 3-like isoform X1 codes for MKNKKIKTSTLGSKKKKAASDVSPSTGLPPLVEGQLRCFLRVTVSKILWTIQKPPAAPRVRLKWWGELSDGTCFRPRDSSQKEQKGVKTTARFAIRCGPKQFTSYLADMGMLVLDVVTKPDHLPIGRVQVSGISQLSPTHSISGFFTVVSPTSEKLGELQVSLALEPLSETYDSSSSIPTTDMSIDTAMAALSKGASRENQLVVPPQPLRLSINSTSGRDSVGSSASNTPRGKDHLYFQENTRVPKDTSSSARPEDAVESLRPASPHHRLVQFSQETETHVLPANSQASKDLISVLLDRGSKLRNAMVVSALQSDLDAEPALKDIHLPLPNDTVRKPVSVSSMPSLGKLLENLLDPDPNLKPTQVNLLPLSEYQDQEYTLDTENRAIQLLLGSVNSSPLQHWDGTGSPPESLSGGSSIYEESELSDPHYDQSLLENLFYKAPKSDTSLSDFSSEDDEIKSAKGKQKISRGHAGHHPDRPKQSLQAPDSKNECSFPEGATLTSGKEPSSSIDLSVDRLTLLGRIHLARVIIETLKIPPDSTQTTPSKKAGKGKPPRPVSTRKCTYFVEYHFPVASSREEAGQVSMKTEVVRVASSKIIGGVVTFQQRFVFPLHFSGVMTEQWWNMDLEFKIYARKSTQKKPVPIGTARFPLRKVIQSELLSLSTELSVFRLDGEKQELGPLKVSFELAADNKDFSTARSQCAGFSKAPSYAVTSPGHKTVSLPDNESSQQLGTDGANASVPVKAHSKARNKTPQTMKELQRENGIQLNPPYCSAVRNLNRQFSALRAEEEDGVLLHVLLMVPEGKDFTTAAMQPCNLYLNCKLFGTDEATRSPVIWGQNQPTFNFTQVAPVTLASRLLERMKNNVMVIEVWKKVPSPAQDKLVGLAKLPLHQFYMSFRDPKISHLLLQAQYPVVGVDIYMPVIDVFTGSIQGRLRVLLAMGSGEQILALQRLKSEEGTSAPSVQRPTHFLDQMPNITSEINRRHGNSMREHIFEIKVERVKGLTPLQSTVWGEADCFIQYSFPAQDTESERNLDSQALESTVSLRPFRTTTTLCVPDPVFNDSQSHTLVVPADVPVQRLLLSACSSQGLAGGGGIQFEVWCRYYYPNVRDQVVARGILPLSKLCAMVTMQRQEHAGTQTFSLPLIPRTDSAEGHHPHPSGLLDVCVLYKHSVQAAESSRQGAGASCVVTVAVQVHRASGLQAAARAAAERDRSFQYHADVGVNTTVSMQLSFLPESEKRMTRVVARTFCPEFDHHTEFSCNLVIQRSSGETCSLAELLQAAEATFTLYHHGAKQASTSRTSEDTVLGTVKVQLADLLNKRTGITGWFAVNMPAERDSEALQNAGGGLEISISFAHHSDRERVVSAAEALGWHAGVNGECTQERDEDGDGAEWQAGERALSISVAAPRLWLPLRCLLLAGRRDLERSTYCYVRFKLYDRDPFCSSLRHPSLEDEDVTTVTFKEIRTVELRSSQPLLWYLREERLEVQVWVAFGKEKRPRPHDTDRLVGSAYVDLSTLAKKPLHKLCISGVYPLFKRSAPDLSGAAVRVHITLSPAHLTPAQEQLSAPEESYLEDVSDTEIREAESFAHAKDSHHQNVEIQQQRKTSGDCEGQDSQVENTFAVSITVERAMHLSLKGSPLIERTGVSPSCCVSYATADAASPVTTAVIENTDCPVWDHQQQTRLSKEILVDPQQTLVFKVWHKGDVERVIGFASVDLSPLLSGFQSVCGWYNITDFSGQCQGQIKVSITPLGTVHGLREERLATSENKAKESDVSFQGFPLSYRTTAMYNSFPTHVTRYPEQIIKSTSPDFLVSERPSNRHEEHVDNVRRFHQSLQQGDKSLEYAQSGEARSSRSALFTALRKNLGELDDIQRYFSQKLSTPSFPHVSDPNKSSRLSENGDYVQVPQSNSPSTEATQLLAKSSRLVCEVNNLFSGHHGKTQDLFLEKPQLVPEVSKDNVRLQDQVQFERDLTEATDVAYLDLVAGATNEEGISSPICFPTEYQNLSTRARNGQLIQDDVSSESDLAMDDATEQRDNNTSDACSEDEYEEAVIQPRALNDVTGMTDRTSPWSSIVSEPDMASVEQLDEVEPLGQERLEAQEVLRAEGSPLPDVLHDGHSSMPSGAQSQIRGECVWFDSHVSSRHTETALGGDEGEAPVQVDRDIAASSAITRLDFSLDSGNPSTADGLDNRPQDLHRESLCHERRLSSSSESFQRELSRNDAEEADEETTPVRLPDPEVLPNFFLPTQHLEASMRALRIAPVFPSSSSDTMESGTANGIPFRRVKRQKPSVPSPSTRKEETKRIAKIFAAQFSQKQ; via the exons ATGAAGAATAAGAAAATTAAGACCAGCACATTAGGAAGCAAGAAAAAGAAAG CTGCCAGCGATGTCTCCCCATCTACTGGTCTCCCGCCATTAGTAGAAGGCCAGCTGCGGTGCTTTCTAAGGGTGACAGTCAGTAAAATCTTATGGACGATCCAGAAACCCCCAGCTGCACCCCGTGTCAGACTGAAGTGGTGGGGTGAGTTGTCAGATGGGACCTGTTTCCGCCCCAGAGACAGCTCTCAGAAGGAGCAGAAAGGAGTTAAGACAACGGCACGCTTTGCTATTCGCTGCGGCCCGAAGCAGTTCACCTCCTACCTTGCAG ATATGGGTATGCTGGTGCTAGATGTGGTGACCAAACCGGACCATCTTCCTATTGGACGGGTACAAGTCAGTGGGATATCGCAGCTCTCTCCAACCCACTCCATCAGTGGGTTTTTCACAGTAGTGTCTCCAACGTCTGAGAAGCTTGGAGAATTACAG GTATCCCTTGCTCTTGAACCCTTGTCTGAAACATATGACAGTAGCAGTTCTATTCCAACCACTGATATGAGCATAGACACTGCAATGGCAGCGCTGTCAAAGGGTGCTTCTCGTGAAAACCAATTGGTGGTACCTCCTCAGCCACTTCGACTTTCTATTAACAGCACCAGTGGAAGGGATTCTGTGGGAAGCAGTGCATCAAATACCCCAAG AGGTAAAGACCACTTATACTTTCAAGAAAACACTAGAGTCCCAAAAGATACTTCTTCCAGTGCAAGACCTGAAGATGCAGTGGAGAGCTTGAGACCAGCCTCCCCCCACCACAGGCTTGTACAGTTTTCTCAAGAGACCGAAACTCATGTCTTACCAGCAAACAGCCAAGCATCCAAGGATCTCATCTCAG TGCTTTTGGATCGTGGCAGCAAACTCAGGAATGCTATGGTGGTTTCTGCTCTGCAGTCTGACCTGGATGCTGAACCTGCATTGAAGGACATTCACCTGCCTCTGCCAAATGATACTGTTAGGAAACCAGTATCTGT GTCCTCTATGCCTTCATTGGGCAAGCTGCTTGAGAATCTGCTTGACCCTGATCCAAATCTCAAACCCACGCAAGTTAACCTCTTGCCTTTGTCAGAATACCAAGACCAAGAATATACACTTGACACAGAGAACAGAGCAATTCAGCTGCTCCTGGGCAG TGTAAATTCTTCCCCGTTACAACACTGGGATGGAACCGGTTCCCCTCCTGAGTCCTTGTCTGGTGGCAGCAGTATCTATGAGGAAAGTGAACTGAGCGATCCGCATTATGACCAGAGCCTGCTGGAGAACCTGTTCTATAAGGCTCCT AAATCTGACACCAGCCTGAGTGATTTCAGTAGTGAAGATGATGAAATCAAATCTGCAAAAGGAAAACAGAAGATTTCAAGAGGTCACGCAGGACATCATCCAGACCGACCCAAACAGTCACTTCAGGCTCCTGATAGCAAAAATGAATG TTCATTCCCAGAAGGAGCCACATTGACCTCTGGAAAAGAGCCGTCCAGCTCCATTGACCTGAGTGTGGACAGACTGACACTGTTAGGTCGGATACACCTGGCCAGGGTTATAATTGAAACTCTGAAAATCCCCCCAGACAGCACCCAGACAACGCCAAGTAAAAAAGCTGGCAAAGGAAAACCACCAAGACCTGTTTCAACTAgaaaatg CACCTATTTTGTGGAGTACCACTTCCCTGTGGCATCTTCAAGAGAAGAGGCTGGTCAGGTGTCCATGAAAACTGAAGTTGTAAGGGTAGCCTCCAGCAAAATTATAGGAGGAG TTGTGACGTTTCAGCAGCGGTTTGTGTTCCCACTGCATTTCAGTGGTGTGATGACAGAGCAATGGTGGAACATGGACCTCGAATTTAAAATCTATGCTAGAAAAAGCACACAGAAGAAG CCTGTTCCAATTGGAACAGCTCGTTTCCCATTACGGAAAGTCATTCAGTCTGAACTCCTGAGTCTGTCTACTGAGCTGTCTGTCTTCAGGCTGGATGGAGAAAAACAGGAACTTGGGCCTTTAAAG GTTTCTTTTGAGCTGGCTGCAGACAACAAGGATTTCTCTACTGCCAGGTCCCAATGTGCAGGATTTTCTAAAGCCCCTTCATATGCTGTTACCAGTCCTGGACACAAGACCGTATCTCTTCCTGATAACGAGAGTAGTCAACAGCTGGGCACTGATGGTGCCAATGCCTCTGTCCCTGTCAAAGCACACAGCAAGGCCAGAAACAAGACCCCTCAAACCATGAAGGAATTGCAGAGAGAAAATGGGATTCAGCTGAACCCACCTTACTGTTCAGCAGTACGGAATTTAAATAGACAGTTCAGTGCACTGCGTGCAGAAGAGGAGGATGGAGTCTTGCTGCATGTTTTGTTGATGGTACCAGAGGGAAAGGATTTTACCACAGCAGCAATGCAGCCATGCAAtttgtatttaaactgcaaaCTGTTTGGTACAGATGAAGCAACAAGGTCTCCTGTCATTTGGGGACAAAATCAGCCAACATTTAACTTCACACAA GTGGCTCCTGTGACGCTGGCCTCCAGACTGCTGGAGAGAATGAAGAACAATGTGATGGTGATCGAGGTGTGGAAGAAAGTGCCAAGTCCAGCACAGGACAAGCTGGTGGGACTAGCGAAACTCCCACTGCACCAATTCTACATGTCATTTAG GGACCCCAAGATTTCTCACCTGCTGCTGCAGGCTCAGTATCCAGTGGTGGGAGTGGACATCTACATGCCGGTCATTGATGTGTTTACAGGCAGCATCCAAGGCCGCCTACGGGTCCTTCTAGCTATGGGTTCAGGAGAACAGATTCTAGCACTGCAACGTTTAAAAAGTGAAGAAGGGACTTCAGCTCCTAGCGTTCAAAGGCCAACACACTTTCTGGATCAAATGCCAAATATAACATCTGag ATAAACAGAAGGCATGGAAACTCAATGAGAGAACACATATTTGAGATCAAAGTTGAACGTGTAAAAGGACTGACTCCATTACAGTCCACTGTCTGGGGAGAAGCGGACTGCTTTATACAGTATAGTTTCCCAGCCCAGGACACAGAATCTGAGAGGAACTTGGACTCCCAGGCGCTAGAAAGCA CAGTGAGTTTGAGGCCATTCCGTACTACCACCACTCTGTGTGTCCCGGACCCTGTTTTCAATGACAGTCAGAGCCACACTCTCGTCGTACCAGCTGATGTTCCAGTACAGCGATTGCTGCTCAGCGCTTGCTCAAGCCAAGGGTTAGCAGGCGGTGGAGGCATTCAGTTTGAAGTGTGGTGCAG GTATTATTACCCAAATGTCCGAGACCAGGTAGTGGCCCGAGGTATCCTTCCCCTGTCCAAGCTGTGTGCCATGGTGACCATGCAGCGGCAGGAACACGCTGGCACACAGACCTTCAGCCTCCCTCTGATCCCCAGAACAGACAGCGCAGAGGGGCACCACCCGCATCCTTCAG GTTTGCTTGATGTGTGTGTGCTGTACAAGCACTCAGTGCAGGCAGCTGAAAGCTCCAGACAGGGAGCTGGAGCATCATGTGTCGTGACTGTTGCAGTCCAGGTTCACCGAGCATCAGGCCTGCAGGCTGCAGCAAG AGCTGCCGCAGAGAGGGACCGCTCGTTCCAATACCACGCAGATGTAGGTGTGAACACCACCGTCAGCATGCAGCTTTCTTTCCTCCCAGAGAGTGAAAAGAGAATGACGCGAGTTGTCGCCCGCACCTTCTGCCCTGAGTTTGATCATCACACAGAGTTTTCTTGTAATCTAGTGATCCAGAGATCCAGTGGGGAGACCTGTAGCCTGGCTGAGTTGTTACAGGCTGCAGAAGCTACATTTACTCTCTACCACCATGGTGCTAAACAAG CCTCTACCAGTAGAACATCAGAGGACACTGTACTGGGAACCGTCAAAGTACAGTTGGCAGATTTGCTGAATAAAAGGACAG GAATCACTGGCTGGTTTGCAGTAAATATGCCAGCGGAGCGTGATTCAGAGGCTTTACAGAACGCTGGTGGTGGATTGGAGATCTCGATCAGCTTTGCTCACCATTCTGACAGGGAGAGGGTTGTAAGTGCTGCAGAAGCCTTGGGCTGGCATGCTGGTGTGAATGGAGAATGTACACAGGAGCGTGATGAGGATGGAGACGGAGCTGAATGGCAGGCCGGGGAGCGGGCTTTGTCGATCTCTGTTGCTGCTCCTCGATTGTGGCTCCCTCTGCGCTGCCTGCTGCTTGCAGGAAGGAGAGATCTGGAGAGGTCCACCTATTGTTATGTTAGGTTCAAACTGTACGACAGAGACCCTTTTTGCTCCTCTCTCCGGCACCCGTCCTTAGAGGATGAAGACGTCACCACTGTGACTTTCAAAGAGATCAGGACTGTAGAGCTGAGGAGCAGCCAGCCCCTGCTTTGGTACCTGAGAGAGGAAAGGCTGGAGGTACAGGTTTGGGTCGCTTTCGGAAAAGAGAAGAGGCCGAGACCTCATGATACTGATCGACTAGTCGGTTCGGCTTATGTGGACCTTTCCACATTGGCAAAGAAGCCTCTACACAAGCTATGCATCAGTG GAGTGTACCCCCTTTTTAAACGCAGTGCCCCTGATTTGTCTGGGGCTGCTGTCAGAGTCCACATCACGCTCTCCCCAGCTCACCTGACACCTGCTCAAGAGCAGCTTTCGGCTCCTGAAGAAAGTTACCTTGAGGATGTTAGTGATACTGAAATTAGGGAAGCAGAAAGTTTTGCACATGCCAAGGACTCTCACCATCAAAATGTAGAAATCCAGCAACAGAGAAAAACTTCAGGAGATTGCGAAGGCCAAGATTCACAAGTCGAAAACACATTCGCAGTGAGCATCACTGTGGAAAGAGCTATGCATCTTAGCCTCAAAG GCAGCCCCCTGATAGAACGCACTGGAGTAAGCCCAAGCTGCTGTGTCTCTTACGCCACCGCAGATGCAGCCAGTCCAGTGACAACAGCTGTAATTGAGAACACAGACTGTCCTGTCTGGGACCACCAGCAGCAGACACG GCTTTCCAAGGAGATTTTAGTAGATCCACAACAGACACTGGTCTTCAAAGTTTGGCATAAAGGAG ATGTTGAGCGAGTAATCGGATTCGCTTCTGTGGACCTCTCTCCCCTGCTGTCGGGTTTTCAGTCTGTGTGTGGGTGGTACAACATCACGGACTTCAGTGGGCAATGTCAAGGACAGATCAAAGTGTCCATCACTCCCCTAGGGACGGTTCATGGCCTCCGAGAGGAGAGACTGGCAACCAGCGAGAACAAAGCAAAGGAATCTGAT GTTTCTTTTCAAGGATTCCCGCTGTCATATAGGACTACTGCCATGTACAATTCTTTTCCCACTCATGTCACCAGATATCCAGAACAAATCATTAAGTCAACCAGTCCTGACTTTTTGGTCTCTGAAAg ACCCTCCAATCGGCATGAGGAGCACGTGGACAATGTGCGCCGATTCCACCAGTCTTTACAGCAAGGGGACAAAAGCTTGGAATATGCTCAGAGCGGTGAAGCACGCTCCTCTCGTTCTGCACTTTTCACAGCTCTTAG AAAAAATCTTGGTGAACTGGATGATATTCAGAGATATTTCAGTCAGAAGCTGTCCACCCCTTCGTTTCCACATGTTTCTGACCCTAATAAATCGTCACGACTTTCTGAAAATGGAGACTACGTTCAAGTACCTCAAAGCAACTCTCCCAGCACTGAAGCCACACAGCTTCTGGCAAAGTCAAGCAGGCTGGTCTGTGAAGTAAACAACCTGTTTAGCG GTCATCATGGAAAAACTCAAGATTTGTTTCTTGAGAAGCCTCAACTTGTGCCTGAAGTCAGCAAAGACAACGTAAGGCTCCAGGATCAAGTCCAGTTTGAAAGAGATTTAACTGAGGCAACAGATGTAGCATATCTAGATCTAGTAGCTGGTGCCACAAATGAGGAAGGAATCTCTTCTCCTATCTGTTTCCCAACAGAATATCAAAACTTAAGCACAAGGGCTCGCAATGGGCAATTAATTCAGGATGATGTCAGTTCTGAGAGTGATCTGGCCATGGACGATGCTACTGAACAACGAGATAATAATACCAGTGACGCCTGCTCTGAGGATGAATATGAAGAGGCTGTAATCCAACCAAGAGCCCTAAACGATGTGACTGGAATGACTGATAGAACCAGTCCGTGGTCCAGCATCGTGTCAGAACCTGATATGGCTTCTGTAGAGCAGCTGGATGAAGTGGAACCACTGGGGCAGGAAAGGTTAGAAGCACAAGAAGTCTTGAGAGCTGAGGGCAGTCCGTTACCAGATGTCCTGCATGATGGCCATTCCAGCATGCCTAGTGGTGCACAGTCGCAGATTAGGGGGGAATGCGTTTGGTTTGACAGCCATGTCTCAAGCAGGCACACAGAGACGGCTttgggaggagatgaaggggaagCTCCGGTTCAGGTGGATCGGGATATTGCAGCATCCTCAGCCATTACCAGATTAGATTTCTCACTGGATTCAGGAAACCCAAGCACAGCGGATGGACTTGATAACAGACCGCAAGATCTACACAGAGAGAGTCTCTGTCATGAAAGAAGATTGTCTAGCTCTTCTGAATCATTTCAGCGTGAGTTGAGCAGGAATGATGCTGAGGAAGCTGATGAGGAGACCACTCCAGTCAGATT ACCTGATCCTGAGGTTCTTCCTAATTTTTTCCTACCAACTCAACATCTGGAAGCATCCATGAGAGCCCTCCGCATAGCCCCTGTCTTCCCCTCgtccagttcagatact